A DNA window from Helianthus annuus cultivar XRQ/B chromosome 15, HanXRQr2.0-SUNRISE, whole genome shotgun sequence contains the following coding sequences:
- the LOC110914570 gene encoding uncharacterized protein LOC110914570, with protein sequence MIAREGFTLTNTVADIIDSNGDWRWPQAWLDLFPVLINVARPVIAQDMEDRFGWKSFDGKIGHFTSWEAWNNLRVRENKVAWVNMVWYGQCIPRHSFHIWLVITNKLKTQDRLAVWEAGSETNLILMCCPLCKYGRDSRDHLFFQCCFSAKVWNIVNKRVDMGMVNDTWSSVMAWVDQHANSKKLEHIVCKLVVAASTYFIWQERNNRLFSNLQRSENTVAQLILDIVRLRIMGFKVSGDVNHRKLLDRWKIKEDDPG encoded by the coding sequence ATGATAGCTCGAGAAGGTTTTACTTTGACAAATACAGTGGCTGACATCATTGATAGTAATGGGGATTGGCGATGGCCACAGGCGTGGTTGGATCTCTTTCCGGTTCTAATAAATGTGGCACGGCCTGTCATCGCTCAAGATATGGAGGACAGGTTTGGATGGAAAAGTTTTGATGGGAAAATAGGTCACTTTACTTCTTGGGAGGCATGGAATAATTTGCGGGTTAGGGAGAACAAGGTGGCATGGGTAAACATGGTGTGGTATGGCCAATGTATTCCAAGACATTCGTTCCATATTTGGTTGGTGATAACAAACAAGCTGAAAACTCAAGATAGATTGGCGGTGTGGGAAGCGGGGAGTGAGACGAACCTAATACTTATGTGTTGTCCTTTATGTAAGTATGGTCGAGACTCACGAGATCATCTATTCTTTCAATGCTGTTTTTCGGCTAAGGTTTGGAACATTGTCAACAAAAGGGTTGATATGGGGATGGTTAATGATACGTGGAGTTCGGTAATGGCTTGGGTTGATCAGCATGCGAACTCAAAGAAGCTGGAGCATATTGTGTGCAAGCTTGTTGTAGCGGCTTCTACATACTTCATATGGCAAGAACGTAACAACCGACTGTTTTCAAACCTGCAACGGAGTGAAAATACGGTAGCACAGCTGATTCTTGATATAGTGCGGCTTCGGATTATGGGGTTCAAGGTGAGCGGTGATGTTAACCATCGGAAGCTATTGGATAGATGGAAGATTAAGGAGGATGACCCGGGTTAA
- the LOC110914571 gene encoding uncharacterized protein LOC110914571, with translation MWCSLSPLSSFITPRAIANAGFSLRSTVADMVDQNGNWRWPQAWLDLFPVLITISVPFMVPNAMDRLVWKNLEGKTCDFQSAVVWDTIRKRENQVVWADMVWYSQCIPRHSFHLWLAFRNKLKTQDRLAVWEAGSHTNWNLMCCPLCNFDRDSRDHLFFRCAFAAHTWNEVKKLVNLGNVDDTWYSVLSWVEQHAKSKNVDHIVCKLLIAQLLRTIYGKRETTGSSRIARER, from the coding sequence ATGTGGTGTTCGTTAAGTCCCCTTAGCTCGTTTATCACGCCAAGAGCCATTGCTAATGCTGGGTTTTCCTTACGGTCTACGGTTGCGGATATGGTTGATCAGAATGGTAATTGGAGATGGCCTCAGGCTTGGCTAGATCTTTTTCCAGTGTTAATTACAATATCGGTTCCTTTTATGGTGCCTAATGCTATGGATAGATTGGTTTGGAAAAACTTGGAGGGGAAGACATGTGATTTTCAGTCGGCAGTAGTTTGGGACACAATTCGGAAACGTGAAAATCAGGTGGTATGGGCTGATATGGTTTGGTATTCTCAATGCATTCCGCGACATTCGTTTCATTTATGGCTGGCTTTTAGAAACAAACTAAAGACGCAGGATAGATTGGCAGTGTGGGAAGCGGGTAGTCACACCAATTGGAATTTAATGTGTTGTCCGTTGTGTAATTTTGATCGCGACAGTCGGGACCATTTATTTTTCAGATGTGCTTTTGCGGCTCATACATGGAACGAGGTCAAGAAATTGGTTAACTTGGGCAATGTTGACGATACGTGGTACTCGGTTTTATCTTGGGTGGAGCAACATGCTAAATCCAAGAATGTGGATCATATTGTGTGCAAGTTATTAATTGCTCAGCTTCTTCGTACTATATATGGCAAGAGAGAAACAACAGGCTCTTCAAGAATAGCAAGAGAACGGTAG